From the genome of Metabacillus schmidteae, one region includes:
- a CDS encoding FtsZ/tubulin family protein, with protein MLFTNNPPAINMTMVGFGQAGTRMADSFAALKKADGTPVYNCLALNSNDGDLEGLRYISKSNRVSLNLGGLGKNPEKALRVIEENEEAKEKLKQFITDRVRPSDDLVLFFAGLGGGTGTSTIIKAIEEFNDFHNKPIIKQELVKIQKDTSPADFKANIKKYMAQAVKNASENTVKIGIVVTLPVRDDGPDVLRQVNQFTQRIWKVSKDKSKGIAFVIFADNQQFSDDFETLPSNEREGLRVDNYRDYANRQIRDVIHEMNTATNGGGTSITFDSQDFKRLVLEHTGCLVMNKITRDIKEINNEYDMESMFKESIKGSILHQPVELTEKQDDGTYVASKVHHVGLLAVIAPDKKIPSSFMDISKKTITEELPINGTVFNGYLVENNNRKGIVYTVFKTEALPNRLAKGLVEEYNEFLEKQRKFVYKNSSIASIAATSEDDDFDMDLDLSEFGIDLGDEIKEENKPKDENFDVDIDSLNFDGLEDE; from the coding sequence ATGTTATTTACAAATAACCCCCCTGCAATAAATATGACAATGGTTGGTTTCGGTCAAGCTGGAACAAGAATGGCAGACTCATTTGCAGCACTTAAAAAAGCTGATGGAACACCAGTTTATAATTGCCTTGCTCTTAACAGCAATGATGGAGATTTAGAAGGATTACGCTATATCTCAAAAAGTAATAGAGTATCACTGAATTTAGGAGGCTTAGGAAAAAACCCTGAAAAAGCACTTAGAGTAATTGAAGAAAATGAAGAAGCTAAGGAAAAATTAAAACAATTTATTACCGATAGAGTTAGACCAAGTGACGATCTTGTATTATTCTTCGCGGGGCTTGGTGGTGGTACAGGTACTTCTACCATTATTAAAGCAATTGAAGAGTTTAATGATTTCCATAACAAACCTATTATCAAACAAGAATTAGTTAAGATCCAAAAAGATACATCACCAGCTGATTTCAAAGCAAACATCAAGAAATACATGGCACAAGCAGTTAAAAATGCTAGTGAAAACACAGTGAAAATAGGTATAGTTGTAACTCTACCTGTACGAGACGATGGTCCAGATGTATTGCGACAAGTAAATCAGTTCACACAAAGAATCTGGAAAGTTTCAAAAGATAAGTCAAAAGGAATTGCATTTGTCATATTCGCTGATAACCAACAATTTTCTGATGACTTCGAAACATTACCAAGTAATGAACGTGAAGGTCTTCGTGTTGATAACTATAGAGATTATGCAAATAGACAAATTAGAGATGTTATACATGAGATGAACACTGCAACTAATGGTGGTGGTACCTCCATAACATTCGATAGCCAGGACTTTAAAAGATTAGTTTTAGAGCATACCGGATGTCTTGTTATGAATAAAATTACTAGGGATATTAAAGAGATTAATAACGAATACGATATGGAATCCATGTTTAAGGAATCAATAAAAGGTAGCATTCTTCACCAACCTGTAGAACTAACGGAAAAACAAGATGATGGAACATATGTTGCATCAAAAGTACACCATGTTGGATTACTTGCTGTTATAGCACCTGACAAGAAAATCCCAAGTTCATTTATGGATATTTCTAAAAAGACAATTACAGAAGAATTACCTATAAACGGAACGGTGTTCAATGGTTATCTTGTAGAGAATAATAATAGAAAAGGCATTGTTTATACTGTTTTTAAAACTGAAGCTCTACCAAACAGATTAGCAAAGGGCTTAGTTGAGGAATATAACGAATTTTTGGAGAAACAAAGAAAGTTCGTTTATAAAAATTCCTCTATAGCTTCGATTGCAGCTACTTCAGAGGACGATGATTTCGACATGGATCTCGACCTAAGTGAATTCGGTATAGATCTAGGGGATGAAATCAAAGAAGAAAATAAACCTAAAGATGAGAATTTTGATGTTGATATCGATTCATTAAACTTTGATGGATTAGAAGATGAATAA